One Triplophysa rosa linkage group LG9, Trosa_1v2, whole genome shotgun sequence genomic window carries:
- the ldb1a gene encoding LIM domain-binding protein 1-A isoform X2: MSVGGCACPGCSSKSFKLYSPKEPPNGSAFPPFHPGAMLDRDVGPTPMYPPSYMEPGMGRHTPYGNQTDYRIFELNKRLQNWTEDCDNLWWDAFTTEFFEDDAMLTITFCLEDGPKRYTIGRTLIPRYFRSIFEGGATELFYVLKHPKESFHNNFVSLDCDQCTMVTQNGKPMFTQVCVEGRLYLEFMFDDMMRIKTWHFSIRQHREVVPRSILAMHSQDPQMLDQLSKNITRCGLSNSTLNYLRLCVILEPMQELMSRHKTYSLSPRDCLKTCLFQKWQRMVAPPAEPARQAPSKRRKRKMSGGSTMSSGGGNNNNSNSKKKSPAGGFALSSQVPDVMMVGEPTLMGGEFGDEDERLITRLENTQFDAANGIDDEDSFNSSPALGTNSPWNSKAPSSQESKNDNPTSQSSQ; this comes from the exons ATGTCTGTTGGAGGTTGTGCTTGCCCAG GCTGTTCGTCCAAGTCGTTCAAGCTGTACTCCCCAAAGGAGCCTCCCAACGGTAGTGCCTTCCCTCCATTTCACCCAGGCGCAATGCTGGATAGAGATGTGGG TCCAACACCAATGTATCCCCCTTCTTACATGGAACCTGGAATGGG GAGGCACACGCCGTATGGGAATCAAACAGACTACAGAATATTCGAGCTTAATAAAAGGTTACAGAATTGGACAGAG gactgTGACAATCTGTGGTGGGATGCGTTCACTACAGAGTTTTTTGAAGATGATGCTATGCTGACTATCACATTCTGTCTGGAAGATGGACCCAAGCGATATA CTATTGGCAGGACTTTAATCCCACGATACTTCAGAAGTATTTTTGAGGGCGGGGCCACCGAGCTCTTCTATGTTCTGAAACATCCCAAGGAGTCTTTCCACAACAACTTTGTGTCCCTGGACTGCGATCAGTGCACCATGGTTACACAGAATGGCAAACCCATGTTCACACAG GTGTGTGTGGAGGGCCGACTGTACCTGGAGTTTATGTTTGATGACATGATGCGTATAAAAACGTGGCACTTCAGTATCAGACAGCATAGAGAGGTTGTGCCGAGGAGCATCCTTGCAATGCAT TCTCAAGACCCTCAAATGCTTGACCAGCTATCAAAAAACATCACGAGATGTGGCTTATCTAACTCTACGCTGAACTACCTCCGA CTTTGTGTTATCCTAGAGCCCATGCAGGAGCTGATGTCCAGACACAAGACGTACAGTCTCAGCCCACGGGACTGCCTGAAAACCTGTCTGTTTCAGAAATGGCAGAGGATGGTGGCCCCACCAG CCGAGCCTGCGAGACAAGCCCCCAGCAAACGAAGAAAACGAAAAATGTCGGGGGGCAGCACCATGAGTTCGGGAGGgggcaacaacaacaacagcaacagtaaaaagaaaagtcCAGCCGGCGGTTTTGCGCTCTCCAGCCAGGTACCT GACGTGATGATGGTGGGAGAGCCCACTCTGATGGGAGGGGAGTTCGGGGACGAGGATGAGCGGCTCATCACGCGGCTGGAGAACACACAGTTTGATGCGGCCAATGGCATCGACGACGAGGACAGTTTCAACAGTTCCCCAGCCCTGGGCACCAACAGCCCCTGGAACAGCAAAGCCCCCTCCAGCCAGGAGAGCAAAAATGACAACCCCACCTCGCAGTCATCCCAGTAG
- the ldb1a gene encoding LIM domain-binding protein 1-A isoform X1, whose protein sequence is MSVGGCACPGCSSKSFKLYSPKEPPNGSAFPPFHPGAMLDRDVGPTPMYPPSYMEPGMGRHTPYGNQTDYRIFELNKRLQNWTEQDCDNLWWDAFTTEFFEDDAMLTITFCLEDGPKRYTIGRTLIPRYFRSIFEGGATELFYVLKHPKESFHNNFVSLDCDQCTMVTQNGKPMFTQVCVEGRLYLEFMFDDMMRIKTWHFSIRQHREVVPRSILAMHSQDPQMLDQLSKNITRCGLSNSTLNYLRLCVILEPMQELMSRHKTYSLSPRDCLKTCLFQKWQRMVAPPAEPARQAPSKRRKRKMSGGSTMSSGGGNNNNSNSKKKSPAGGFALSSQVPDVMMVGEPTLMGGEFGDEDERLITRLENTQFDAANGIDDEDSFNSSPALGTNSPWNSKAPSSQESKNDNPTSQSSQ, encoded by the exons ATGTCTGTTGGAGGTTGTGCTTGCCCAG GCTGTTCGTCCAAGTCGTTCAAGCTGTACTCCCCAAAGGAGCCTCCCAACGGTAGTGCCTTCCCTCCATTTCACCCAGGCGCAATGCTGGATAGAGATGTGGG TCCAACACCAATGTATCCCCCTTCTTACATGGAACCTGGAATGGG GAGGCACACGCCGTATGGGAATCAAACAGACTACAGAATATTCGAGCTTAATAAAAGGTTACAGAATTGGACAGAG caggactgTGACAATCTGTGGTGGGATGCGTTCACTACAGAGTTTTTTGAAGATGATGCTATGCTGACTATCACATTCTGTCTGGAAGATGGACCCAAGCGATATA CTATTGGCAGGACTTTAATCCCACGATACTTCAGAAGTATTTTTGAGGGCGGGGCCACCGAGCTCTTCTATGTTCTGAAACATCCCAAGGAGTCTTTCCACAACAACTTTGTGTCCCTGGACTGCGATCAGTGCACCATGGTTACACAGAATGGCAAACCCATGTTCACACAG GTGTGTGTGGAGGGCCGACTGTACCTGGAGTTTATGTTTGATGACATGATGCGTATAAAAACGTGGCACTTCAGTATCAGACAGCATAGAGAGGTTGTGCCGAGGAGCATCCTTGCAATGCAT TCTCAAGACCCTCAAATGCTTGACCAGCTATCAAAAAACATCACGAGATGTGGCTTATCTAACTCTACGCTGAACTACCTCCGA CTTTGTGTTATCCTAGAGCCCATGCAGGAGCTGATGTCCAGACACAAGACGTACAGTCTCAGCCCACGGGACTGCCTGAAAACCTGTCTGTTTCAGAAATGGCAGAGGATGGTGGCCCCACCAG CCGAGCCTGCGAGACAAGCCCCCAGCAAACGAAGAAAACGAAAAATGTCGGGGGGCAGCACCATGAGTTCGGGAGGgggcaacaacaacaacagcaacagtaaaaagaaaagtcCAGCCGGCGGTTTTGCGCTCTCCAGCCAGGTACCT GACGTGATGATGGTGGGAGAGCCCACTCTGATGGGAGGGGAGTTCGGGGACGAGGATGAGCGGCTCATCACGCGGCTGGAGAACACACAGTTTGATGCGGCCAATGGCATCGACGACGAGGACAGTTTCAACAGTTCCCCAGCCCTGGGCACCAACAGCCCCTGGAACAGCAAAGCCCCCTCCAGCCAGGAGAGCAAAAATGACAACCCCACCTCGCAGTCATCCCAGTAG
- the ldb1a gene encoding LIM domain-binding protein 1-A isoform X4: protein MSVGGCACPGCSSKSFKLYSPKEPPNGSAFPPFHPGAMLDRDVGPTPMYPPSYMEPGMGRHTPYGNQTDYRIFELNKRLQNWTEDCDNLWWDAFTTEFFEDDAMLTITFCLEDGPKRYTIGRTLIPRYFRSIFEGGATELFYVLKHPKESFHNNFVSLDCDQCTMVTQNGKPMFTQVCVEGRLYLEFMFDDMMRIKTWHFSIRQHREVVPRSILAMHSQDPQMLDQLSKNITRCGLSNSTLNYLRLCVILEPMQELMSRHKTYSLSPRDCLKTCLFQKWQRMVAPPAEPARQAPSKRRKRKMSGGSTMSSGGGNNNNSNSKKKSPAGGFALSSQDVMMVGEPTLMGGEFGDEDERLITRLENTQFDAANGIDDEDSFNSSPALGTNSPWNSKAPSSQESKNDNPTSQSSQ, encoded by the exons ATGTCTGTTGGAGGTTGTGCTTGCCCAG GCTGTTCGTCCAAGTCGTTCAAGCTGTACTCCCCAAAGGAGCCTCCCAACGGTAGTGCCTTCCCTCCATTTCACCCAGGCGCAATGCTGGATAGAGATGTGGG TCCAACACCAATGTATCCCCCTTCTTACATGGAACCTGGAATGGG GAGGCACACGCCGTATGGGAATCAAACAGACTACAGAATATTCGAGCTTAATAAAAGGTTACAGAATTGGACAGAG gactgTGACAATCTGTGGTGGGATGCGTTCACTACAGAGTTTTTTGAAGATGATGCTATGCTGACTATCACATTCTGTCTGGAAGATGGACCCAAGCGATATA CTATTGGCAGGACTTTAATCCCACGATACTTCAGAAGTATTTTTGAGGGCGGGGCCACCGAGCTCTTCTATGTTCTGAAACATCCCAAGGAGTCTTTCCACAACAACTTTGTGTCCCTGGACTGCGATCAGTGCACCATGGTTACACAGAATGGCAAACCCATGTTCACACAG GTGTGTGTGGAGGGCCGACTGTACCTGGAGTTTATGTTTGATGACATGATGCGTATAAAAACGTGGCACTTCAGTATCAGACAGCATAGAGAGGTTGTGCCGAGGAGCATCCTTGCAATGCAT TCTCAAGACCCTCAAATGCTTGACCAGCTATCAAAAAACATCACGAGATGTGGCTTATCTAACTCTACGCTGAACTACCTCCGA CTTTGTGTTATCCTAGAGCCCATGCAGGAGCTGATGTCCAGACACAAGACGTACAGTCTCAGCCCACGGGACTGCCTGAAAACCTGTCTGTTTCAGAAATGGCAGAGGATGGTGGCCCCACCAG CCGAGCCTGCGAGACAAGCCCCCAGCAAACGAAGAAAACGAAAAATGTCGGGGGGCAGCACCATGAGTTCGGGAGGgggcaacaacaacaacagcaacagtaaaaagaaaagtcCAGCCGGCGGTTTTGCGCTCTCCAGCCAG GACGTGATGATGGTGGGAGAGCCCACTCTGATGGGAGGGGAGTTCGGGGACGAGGATGAGCGGCTCATCACGCGGCTGGAGAACACACAGTTTGATGCGGCCAATGGCATCGACGACGAGGACAGTTTCAACAGTTCCCCAGCCCTGGGCACCAACAGCCCCTGGAACAGCAAAGCCCCCTCCAGCCAGGAGAGCAAAAATGACAACCCCACCTCGCAGTCATCCCAGTAG
- the ldb1a gene encoding LIM domain-binding protein 1-A isoform X3, whose amino-acid sequence MSVGGCACPGCSSKSFKLYSPKEPPNGSAFPPFHPGAMLDRDVGPTPMYPPSYMEPGMGRHTPYGNQTDYRIFELNKRLQNWTEQDCDNLWWDAFTTEFFEDDAMLTITFCLEDGPKRYTIGRTLIPRYFRSIFEGGATELFYVLKHPKESFHNNFVSLDCDQCTMVTQNGKPMFTQVCVEGRLYLEFMFDDMMRIKTWHFSIRQHREVVPRSILAMHSQDPQMLDQLSKNITRCGLSNSTLNYLRLCVILEPMQELMSRHKTYSLSPRDCLKTCLFQKWQRMVAPPAEPARQAPSKRRKRKMSGGSTMSSGGGNNNNSNSKKKSPAGGFALSSQDVMMVGEPTLMGGEFGDEDERLITRLENTQFDAANGIDDEDSFNSSPALGTNSPWNSKAPSSQESKNDNPTSQSSQ is encoded by the exons ATGTCTGTTGGAGGTTGTGCTTGCCCAG GCTGTTCGTCCAAGTCGTTCAAGCTGTACTCCCCAAAGGAGCCTCCCAACGGTAGTGCCTTCCCTCCATTTCACCCAGGCGCAATGCTGGATAGAGATGTGGG TCCAACACCAATGTATCCCCCTTCTTACATGGAACCTGGAATGGG GAGGCACACGCCGTATGGGAATCAAACAGACTACAGAATATTCGAGCTTAATAAAAGGTTACAGAATTGGACAGAG caggactgTGACAATCTGTGGTGGGATGCGTTCACTACAGAGTTTTTTGAAGATGATGCTATGCTGACTATCACATTCTGTCTGGAAGATGGACCCAAGCGATATA CTATTGGCAGGACTTTAATCCCACGATACTTCAGAAGTATTTTTGAGGGCGGGGCCACCGAGCTCTTCTATGTTCTGAAACATCCCAAGGAGTCTTTCCACAACAACTTTGTGTCCCTGGACTGCGATCAGTGCACCATGGTTACACAGAATGGCAAACCCATGTTCACACAG GTGTGTGTGGAGGGCCGACTGTACCTGGAGTTTATGTTTGATGACATGATGCGTATAAAAACGTGGCACTTCAGTATCAGACAGCATAGAGAGGTTGTGCCGAGGAGCATCCTTGCAATGCAT TCTCAAGACCCTCAAATGCTTGACCAGCTATCAAAAAACATCACGAGATGTGGCTTATCTAACTCTACGCTGAACTACCTCCGA CTTTGTGTTATCCTAGAGCCCATGCAGGAGCTGATGTCCAGACACAAGACGTACAGTCTCAGCCCACGGGACTGCCTGAAAACCTGTCTGTTTCAGAAATGGCAGAGGATGGTGGCCCCACCAG CCGAGCCTGCGAGACAAGCCCCCAGCAAACGAAGAAAACGAAAAATGTCGGGGGGCAGCACCATGAGTTCGGGAGGgggcaacaacaacaacagcaacagtaaaaagaaaagtcCAGCCGGCGGTTTTGCGCTCTCCAGCCAG GACGTGATGATGGTGGGAGAGCCCACTCTGATGGGAGGGGAGTTCGGGGACGAGGATGAGCGGCTCATCACGCGGCTGGAGAACACACAGTTTGATGCGGCCAATGGCATCGACGACGAGGACAGTTTCAACAGTTCCCCAGCCCTGGGCACCAACAGCCCCTGGAACAGCAAAGCCCCCTCCAGCCAGGAGAGCAAAAATGACAACCCCACCTCGCAGTCATCCCAGTAG
- the ldb1a gene encoding LIM domain-binding protein 1-A isoform X7, translated as MSVGGCACPGCSSKSFKLYSPKEPPNGSAFPPFHPGAMLDRDVGPTPMYPPSYMEPGMGRHTPYGNQTDYRIFELNKRLQNWTEQDCDNLWWDAFTTEFFEDDAMLTITFCLEDGPKRYTIGRTLIPRYFRSIFEGGATELFYVLKHPKESFHNNFVSLDCDQCTMVTQNGKPMFTQVCVEGRLYLEFMFDDMMRIKTWHFSIRQHREVVPRSILAMHSQDPQMLDQLSKNITRCGLSNSTLNYLRLCVILEPMQELMSRHKTYSLSPRDCLKTCLFQKWQRMVAPPAEPARQAPSKRRKRKMSGGSTMSSGGGNNNNSNSKKKSPAGGFALSSQDLVGTKTCTVPELEDRS; from the exons ATGTCTGTTGGAGGTTGTGCTTGCCCAG GCTGTTCGTCCAAGTCGTTCAAGCTGTACTCCCCAAAGGAGCCTCCCAACGGTAGTGCCTTCCCTCCATTTCACCCAGGCGCAATGCTGGATAGAGATGTGGG TCCAACACCAATGTATCCCCCTTCTTACATGGAACCTGGAATGGG GAGGCACACGCCGTATGGGAATCAAACAGACTACAGAATATTCGAGCTTAATAAAAGGTTACAGAATTGGACAGAG caggactgTGACAATCTGTGGTGGGATGCGTTCACTACAGAGTTTTTTGAAGATGATGCTATGCTGACTATCACATTCTGTCTGGAAGATGGACCCAAGCGATATA CTATTGGCAGGACTTTAATCCCACGATACTTCAGAAGTATTTTTGAGGGCGGGGCCACCGAGCTCTTCTATGTTCTGAAACATCCCAAGGAGTCTTTCCACAACAACTTTGTGTCCCTGGACTGCGATCAGTGCACCATGGTTACACAGAATGGCAAACCCATGTTCACACAG GTGTGTGTGGAGGGCCGACTGTACCTGGAGTTTATGTTTGATGACATGATGCGTATAAAAACGTGGCACTTCAGTATCAGACAGCATAGAGAGGTTGTGCCGAGGAGCATCCTTGCAATGCAT TCTCAAGACCCTCAAATGCTTGACCAGCTATCAAAAAACATCACGAGATGTGGCTTATCTAACTCTACGCTGAACTACCTCCGA CTTTGTGTTATCCTAGAGCCCATGCAGGAGCTGATGTCCAGACACAAGACGTACAGTCTCAGCCCACGGGACTGCCTGAAAACCTGTCTGTTTCAGAAATGGCAGAGGATGGTGGCCCCACCAG CCGAGCCTGCGAGACAAGCCCCCAGCAAACGAAGAAAACGAAAAATGTCGGGGGGCAGCACCATGAGTTCGGGAGGgggcaacaacaacaacagcaacagtaaaaagaaaagtcCAGCCGGCGGTTTTGCGCTCTCCAGCCAG GACCTGGTTGGAACAAAAACCTGTACAGTACCGGAGCTTGAGGACCGGAGTTGA
- the ldb1a gene encoding LIM domain-binding protein 1-A isoform X6 — protein sequence MSVGGCACPGCSSKSFKLYSPKEPPNGSAFPPFHPGAMLDRDVGPTPMYPPSYMEPGMGRHTPYGNQTDYRIFELNKRLQNWTEDCDNLWWDAFTTEFFEDDAMLTITFCLEDGPKRYTIGRTLIPRYFRSIFEGGATELFYVLKHPKESFHNNFVSLDCDQCTMVTQNGKPMFTQVCVEGRLYLEFMFDDMMRIKTWHFSIRQHREVVPRSILAMHSQDPQMLDQLSKNITRCGLSNSTLNYLRLCVILEPMQELMSRHKTYSLSPRDCLKTCLFQKWQRMVAPPAEPARQAPSKRRKRKMSGGSTMSSGGGNNNNSNSKKKSPAGGFALSSQVPDLVGTKTCTVPELEDRS from the exons ATGTCTGTTGGAGGTTGTGCTTGCCCAG GCTGTTCGTCCAAGTCGTTCAAGCTGTACTCCCCAAAGGAGCCTCCCAACGGTAGTGCCTTCCCTCCATTTCACCCAGGCGCAATGCTGGATAGAGATGTGGG TCCAACACCAATGTATCCCCCTTCTTACATGGAACCTGGAATGGG GAGGCACACGCCGTATGGGAATCAAACAGACTACAGAATATTCGAGCTTAATAAAAGGTTACAGAATTGGACAGAG gactgTGACAATCTGTGGTGGGATGCGTTCACTACAGAGTTTTTTGAAGATGATGCTATGCTGACTATCACATTCTGTCTGGAAGATGGACCCAAGCGATATA CTATTGGCAGGACTTTAATCCCACGATACTTCAGAAGTATTTTTGAGGGCGGGGCCACCGAGCTCTTCTATGTTCTGAAACATCCCAAGGAGTCTTTCCACAACAACTTTGTGTCCCTGGACTGCGATCAGTGCACCATGGTTACACAGAATGGCAAACCCATGTTCACACAG GTGTGTGTGGAGGGCCGACTGTACCTGGAGTTTATGTTTGATGACATGATGCGTATAAAAACGTGGCACTTCAGTATCAGACAGCATAGAGAGGTTGTGCCGAGGAGCATCCTTGCAATGCAT TCTCAAGACCCTCAAATGCTTGACCAGCTATCAAAAAACATCACGAGATGTGGCTTATCTAACTCTACGCTGAACTACCTCCGA CTTTGTGTTATCCTAGAGCCCATGCAGGAGCTGATGTCCAGACACAAGACGTACAGTCTCAGCCCACGGGACTGCCTGAAAACCTGTCTGTTTCAGAAATGGCAGAGGATGGTGGCCCCACCAG CCGAGCCTGCGAGACAAGCCCCCAGCAAACGAAGAAAACGAAAAATGTCGGGGGGCAGCACCATGAGTTCGGGAGGgggcaacaacaacaacagcaacagtaaaaagaaaagtcCAGCCGGCGGTTTTGCGCTCTCCAGCCAGGTACCT GACCTGGTTGGAACAAAAACCTGTACAGTACCGGAGCTTGAGGACCGGAGTTGA
- the ldb1a gene encoding LIM domain-binding protein 1-A isoform X5, translating to MSVGGCACPGCSSKSFKLYSPKEPPNGSAFPPFHPGAMLDRDVGPTPMYPPSYMEPGMGRHTPYGNQTDYRIFELNKRLQNWTEQDCDNLWWDAFTTEFFEDDAMLTITFCLEDGPKRYTIGRTLIPRYFRSIFEGGATELFYVLKHPKESFHNNFVSLDCDQCTMVTQNGKPMFTQVCVEGRLYLEFMFDDMMRIKTWHFSIRQHREVVPRSILAMHSQDPQMLDQLSKNITRCGLSNSTLNYLRLCVILEPMQELMSRHKTYSLSPRDCLKTCLFQKWQRMVAPPAEPARQAPSKRRKRKMSGGSTMSSGGGNNNNSNSKKKSPAGGFALSSQVPDLVGTKTCTVPELEDRS from the exons ATGTCTGTTGGAGGTTGTGCTTGCCCAG GCTGTTCGTCCAAGTCGTTCAAGCTGTACTCCCCAAAGGAGCCTCCCAACGGTAGTGCCTTCCCTCCATTTCACCCAGGCGCAATGCTGGATAGAGATGTGGG TCCAACACCAATGTATCCCCCTTCTTACATGGAACCTGGAATGGG GAGGCACACGCCGTATGGGAATCAAACAGACTACAGAATATTCGAGCTTAATAAAAGGTTACAGAATTGGACAGAG caggactgTGACAATCTGTGGTGGGATGCGTTCACTACAGAGTTTTTTGAAGATGATGCTATGCTGACTATCACATTCTGTCTGGAAGATGGACCCAAGCGATATA CTATTGGCAGGACTTTAATCCCACGATACTTCAGAAGTATTTTTGAGGGCGGGGCCACCGAGCTCTTCTATGTTCTGAAACATCCCAAGGAGTCTTTCCACAACAACTTTGTGTCCCTGGACTGCGATCAGTGCACCATGGTTACACAGAATGGCAAACCCATGTTCACACAG GTGTGTGTGGAGGGCCGACTGTACCTGGAGTTTATGTTTGATGACATGATGCGTATAAAAACGTGGCACTTCAGTATCAGACAGCATAGAGAGGTTGTGCCGAGGAGCATCCTTGCAATGCAT TCTCAAGACCCTCAAATGCTTGACCAGCTATCAAAAAACATCACGAGATGTGGCTTATCTAACTCTACGCTGAACTACCTCCGA CTTTGTGTTATCCTAGAGCCCATGCAGGAGCTGATGTCCAGACACAAGACGTACAGTCTCAGCCCACGGGACTGCCTGAAAACCTGTCTGTTTCAGAAATGGCAGAGGATGGTGGCCCCACCAG CCGAGCCTGCGAGACAAGCCCCCAGCAAACGAAGAAAACGAAAAATGTCGGGGGGCAGCACCATGAGTTCGGGAGGgggcaacaacaacaacagcaacagtaaaaagaaaagtcCAGCCGGCGGTTTTGCGCTCTCCAGCCAGGTACCT GACCTGGTTGGAACAAAAACCTGTACAGTACCGGAGCTTGAGGACCGGAGTTGA
- the prom2 gene encoding prominin-2, translating to MGFMQGLELGTLIIWSCFLLLLQPCGSMEPSCPADTRRPALQTPNSTYTQLNYNSAFMSPIVNSFLGSVQSNPFPKDLLIDMITHPSVIMQADGVKEVLKYETGFLVCVAIGILYIILMPLIGLIFACCRCCGNCGGRMNQKQTSNIHCKRRSFYWSTFFITSLILSGNVCMFLSCTHTSETLKNSPTEVSNILEDVKSYIATVPKQIRQVVDESSLTVDKVKSTLNGSSLGEFIQSGLKGHLDPAIKSISEIAQVINSTGVALQHVNNTLEQLKPKVDELHVNISAVKQRINVTLLLPGCVNCTSLQPELDKLSLDGDLEFPDQNDLMSAVNKAENADVIGQANKGKDFFDNIPQKVKDETRQSVKMALFELEKLKSQISDLTNGLPLDVLENILQPLTEVQKVVSDVTQYTQLSSKISLAVGLVLSCLILLVVICNFLGLLLGAVGLKPLDDPSERSRTSNCGGIFFMVGVGFSFLVSWIFMIVVLILFIVGGNVHTFVCAPWQSKEIFQILSTPGLIPGFNLSTTLQLNTDLTIGSVYSDCQMNKPLWTTLHLNGIINLEDMLNISKFERQIYQYFENAHINIANITILTSDVKSQLRNFSDSASSTNFSSITQQMNNISETNLNSSADDLDDLASKQTIGNISDELHKEAQELRNIQTAITFTIMPLVVELKSTIKNLSRTASQINDTVENVLRNVAYAQDIMNYNISQIVKKESRKFVDCQFKIFWSFTQWANQTVTEQLGRCGPAAAAIDRSENLVCRHLVASLNAFWFSLGWCMMFLIPSIIFSVKLAKFYRRMECTDVYENKVVMDKFPRASLNPQSIGS from the exons ATGGGGTTCATGCAAGGGCTGGAGCTCGGTACTCTCATCATTTGGAGCTGCTTCTTGCTTTTGCTTCAGCCATGTGGAAGCATGGAGCCCTCATGTCCAGCAGACACAAGGAGACCTGCGCTCCAAACTCCAAATTCAACATATACTCAACTGAACTACAACAGTGCCTTTATGTCTCCCATTGTAAATTCTTTCCTGGGCTCTGTTCAGAGCAATCCTTTCCCTAAAG ATCTGCTGATTGATATGATAACACATCCATCAGTAATCATGCAAGCGGACGGGGTCAAAGAG GTTTTGAAATATGAGACAGGTTTCCTGGTCTGTGTTGCCATTGGGATCCTGTACATCATCCTCATGCCTCTAATTGGCCTAATCTTCGCCTGCTGCCGTTGCTGTGGTAACTGCGGGGGCCGCATGAACCAGAAGCAAACGTCAAACATCCACTGCAAGAGGAGAAGCTTTTACTGGTCCACGTTTTTCATCACTTCACTGATCTT GTCGGGGAATGTTTGCATGTTCCTAAGCTGTACGCACACTTCAGAAACTTTGAAGAACAGCCCCACAGAAGTCTCAAACATCTTGGAAGATGTAAAAAGCTATATTGCAACTGTTCCAAAG CAAATCAGACAAGTGGTAGATGAGAGTTCTTTGACTGTGGATAAGGTGAAAAGTACCTTAAATG gcTCTTCGCTTGGTGAATTTATCCAGAGTGGTCTTAAAGGTCATCTCGACCCAGCAATAAAATCCATTTCTGAAATAGCCCAAG TGATAAACAGCACTGGTGTTGCACTCCAGCATGTTAATAACACTTTGGAGCAGCTGAAACCGAAGGTGGATGAGCTACATGTTAATATATCTGCAGTGAAGCAGCGCATTAACGTCACCTTGTTGTTACCGGGCTGTGTGAACTGTACCTCCCTTCAGCCAGAACTAGACAAACTATCCCTGGATGGAGATCTTGAA TTTCCTGATCAGAATGACCTGATgtctgctgtaaacaaagctGAAAATGCTGATGTCATCGGACAGGCAAATAAG GGGAAAGATTTTTTTGACAATATTCCACAGAAGGTGAAAGATGAGACCAGGCAAAGTGTAAAGA TGGCTCTATTTGAGCttgaaaaattaaaatcacaGATCTCAGACTTGACTAATGGACTTCCACTGGATGTACTGGAGAACATCTTACAGCCACTAACTGAAGTGCAAAAAGTTGTTTCAGATGTTACTCAATACACACAGCTGTCAAGTAAAATCAG ccTGGCTGTTGGATTGGTCCTGAGCTGTCTGATTTTGCTGGTGGTGATCTGTAATTTTCTGGGTCTTCTGCTTGGTGCAGTTGGTCTAAAACCTCTGGATGACCCATCTGAACGCTCCCGCACATCTAACTGTGGAGGAATATTCTTCATGGT AGGAGTAGGTTTCAGTTTCCTGGTTTCCTGGATCTTCATGATAGTGGTGCTGATACTTTTCATAGTGGGGGGGAATGTCCATACCTTTGTTTGTGCACCATGGCAGAGCAAGGAGATCTTCCAG ATTCTAAGCACTCCAGGGCTCATTCCAGGATTTAACTTATCTACTACACTGCAACTGAATACAGACCTGACAATTGGTAGTGTGTACAG TGACTGCCAAATGAATAAGCCTTTATGGACCACACTGCATTTAAATGGTATCATCAACCTAGAGGATATGTTAAATATTTCAAAG TTCGAAAGGCAGATCTATCAGTACTTTGAAAATGCACATATCAATATAGCAAATATCACGATCCTCACATCAGATGTAAAGTCCCAGTTACGCAATTTCTCTGACAGTGCCAGCAGCACGAACTTCAGCAGCATCACACAGCAG atgAATAATATTTCTGAGACTAATCTGAACTCATCTGCAGATGATTTGGATGACTTGGCCTCTAAACAG ACGATTGGAAATATTTCGGATGAACTACACAAGGAAGCTCAAGAACTGCGAAACATCCAGACTGCAATCACTTTTACCATCATGCCTTTGGTG GTTGAGCTGAAGTCCACCATTAAGAATCTTAGCAGAACAGCATCACAGATCAAT GACACTGTGGAGAATGTTCTCAGAAATGTTGCCTATGCTCAGGACATCATGAACTACAATATATCACAGATTGTGAAAAAA GAGAGCAGGAAATTCGTAGACTGccaatttaaaatcttttggTCATTCACTCAATGGGCAAATCAAACA GTTACGGAGCAGCTGGgccgctgtgggcctgcagctgcagccaTCGATAGATCAGAGAATCTGGTGTGTAGACATCTGGTGGCAAGTTTG AATGCCTTTTGGTTCAGTTTGGGTTGGTGTATGATGTTCCTGATCCCCAGCATTATCTTCTCTGTTAAACTTGCCAAGTTCTATCGCAGGATGGAGTGCACAGACGTTTATGA GAACAAAGTCGTGATGGATA